The stretch of DNA TTTTTGATATTATTGACAAAAAGGTGTTTTCGTTTAATTTTGGAGTCTGTTAAGTAAGTACCTATGATTTAATGACGATGTGAATTGGTTGAAAGCTGTATGAGCTGTGCTAGAATGTTCCTAAGCTCCATATGTGCACATGCAGTCATGCTTGAATCTCAGTATATTCTAGATGAAATGATTTCAAGCTGTATATATGTTGTGTACATTGCCACTAAGCTCTATAAGGGCATGTTGTGGTTTATGGAATACGGACCTGCATGCCTTTTGCATTGTCAAATTTGAATGGAAGGAATATATTACATGTTATGGTGGTTCTTTTCTGTGCAGGCATGAAGCAATACTGCTTTAGCattatataaaattaatatttttgtcttCTGATAACTAATTTGTTGAAATTGCAACCTCTGTCAGAACTTCGAGTCTAGATTGTACTTGTCTGTTCACTCTAAGCATTACTCCCAAGAGTCATTGGCATCACCTTACAAGTTTTCTAGATCATGTTTAGCACAAGACACTACCATGGTCCCAAACTTCCCTAGGAGGTTCCTCACAACGGGTGCTACTTCAGTTGACAAAGTTCCTGAAGATGCTTCTTCTTGTTTGGCAACTCCACGTATCAAATTTAAGAGGCTTGATAAAACAGCAGCACATATAATGCAGGTACAATAGAAGATATGGCCTTTTCCAAAAAATTATAGTTTCCTTTGTCTCTTTGGTTTATTTTCTTGcccttctttttccctttttgttAAAATTTAAGAGACTTCAGATATCCTCAATGTCTAATGAATGTCCTATTTCTATTACGATGTAGATTCTTGACAAAGAGGCTGTTGAAGAAGTAAAGGCACGGAGTCCGATACCTGATATAAAGCCTGGTTATATTGTCCAGCTCAAAGTGGTACAGAAGCTTCTGTTAAAATGGATCATGTCTTATTTTTCAATTCCTATTTAACAACCAGAATtgaccaaatggtcctccaacaTGCATAGTATGTTGGACTGATTTTCTAGAAAGAAAGTCCTGCATATAGTTTTCATGTGTGCTTGCTCCTTCTGTTTAAAAAAAGTATATTACttaggaaaaagaaaaaggaaaactgATGTTCTGCTGGTGGTATGGTGATGGCTATATTGCAGGAAGTGCCGGAGAACAAGAGACGTGTTTCAATTGTCAAAGGCATAGTGATAGCAAGGCGCAATGCAGGTTTAAATACTACATTCAGATTAAGAAGACTTGTGGCTGGAGTTGGGGTTGAAAACCTATTTCATCTGTAAGTCCTCATCCGCTTGTTTGTGTGTTTGTCACATTCTTAAATGAATGCTCTTTTGTTGTCACTTAATGCCTGCAGTTGCTAGGTTTAGGTTATGATGCTCTTTCCTTATGTTATTGCACTGTTGAGCAAATCTAAGTTTTGACAGTGATCCTATGCTTCAACCTGATTGAAGTTATTGCTGTAAGAGCTGTTATGGTAGAGAACTCACAAGCGGGATGCTTTCTAATAATAATCGATGCTGGCCATGGCATCATGGAATGATCCTTAGCTGATATTataattgatttttattttgtGCACTTCAGTAAAAATGACTTTTATTTGGCACAATTCCAGTTACAATCTGTCTCTGTCACGGTAAGTAGACGGCGGACGGAGTGTTGATAACATGATGGGTCAGTTTTACCTGGAgagagtttaatttggagatttcaTTTGCTCTGTAGGAGATGGTGAGACCCAAGAGGAGAGAAGCTTTCACAGTTGAGTGTCTTAACATTTGGTAATTTAGGTGCCTAAACATTTTCTTTAAAAGAAACCATAATGGTCCTTTCTGTTATATCGTAACTAAATTTGAAAAATGTGGGTGGTAGTAAATGGTGATCAGAGCTAGTATGGCCTTTACCAGAAGGGTTAGCATGCAAGGAGCATCAGTTATTTTTCTTACTTTATTCCCTATGTATGTTTCATCATCCTTCTTTTTTCGTCCTATTTGTGTTTGTCGAAGTGGGTTTAACTTAACTCTTCTGCTTCTTGGGAAATGCTTGAACCATGAGGCTATGGGACGGAGCTAGGAGCCCGAGTACGGGTTTGGCCGAGCCCAGTAGCTTTTGCTCAAAGTGTATTTGTGTTAtaaatttcattaattatttataaatattaaatgtAGAACCCAGTTATTAGTACTTGAAGTCATCGTTCTAAAATGCAGaacccataaaattgaaatccTGACTTCGCCTCTGCGTGAGGCCTCCACCCCCTCTCCTCCTTTTTGAGCATTCTACACTTTTTTTTTTCATTAGACTTATATTGCACCCCTTATTTCCATTTAAATTTAGAAAGTTATGTTTAACTTGCACAATTTACATCTAAATATTTGCTATGCATAATTGACTCTACATTCCTGCCAATATGTGAGTATCTCTTACGGTTGCAATTATCAGAGGTGCTTCATGATTTGGTTTCAGCGCATTAACAAGATTGGACTCCTAATCTGTTGTAAGTGGCTCGATGATTTGCAGGTACTCGCCCAACATAAAGGAGATGAAGGTGCTGGACAAGAAAAAAGTGAGGAGGGCAAAGCTATACTACCTCAGGGATAAAATGAATGCCCTGAAAAAACATTAACAAGCTAGCTCTTATGAAGGTATACAGAAATAGGTGTTTGATCTAATTGCCTGAAGAGATCTATGAAATTCTTATGTGGTGCCTAAGAAATTGTCATTCATCTCTATCAGGGTTGAGCCTATCATTTTAAAGTGTTTGCGTGGCCAATGGAAGAGACTGCAGCAGAAGAATCTTATTCTTTCTACTTCCGGTTCTGGTCACCGGTTTATCTATCTCTCTAGATAAACATGTATCAATAACATCCCTTTCCTTTTCCAAATGTTGAAGTTAACTTTTGCTATGTCGCCAGCAGATCTTGCCATAGGATGAGCATTTCCCTTTAGTAGTTTCTAGATTGCGCGTAAAGTGGGAATGGGCTTAAAGAAGTGTGCTGTCGACTGCATCAGAACTTAATCACAGGCAATGTGAATTTATTTTCTAACTTTTGGCAATTTCTTATAAGCTGTACACTTCTGGTCTCTGTGATATATCTGATAAACAgatttcaaataaagcatatttCTGTAGCTGGTTAAGAAAGAGTATTTCTCTTTATTTTCTGGTTGAGTAATTTGGTGAGTAATGGTTGCATAGTCTTCAACAGGCTTATAAATTTTGTAGTTGGACCAAAAGATGGATTGTAATAGTCCCAAACTGCAAACCCAGTGGAAGATTTCCTCTAAAGAAAACTAACAAACATGATTGCAATATGTAGCTCTAATCTTAGGAATATGCTCTAAAGTTCCTGTAGCTACGGTAATACGATTTGTCTATATTCTGGTATGAGATAATATGcccgagccgagggtctatcgaaagcAGCTTCTCTTTCTTCGTAAGGTGGAGGTAagtctgcgtacactctatcaAAACAAAACCTAAGGAGTGTAAGAA from Nicotiana tomentosiformis chromosome 11, ASM39032v3, whole genome shotgun sequence encodes:
- the LOC104118663 gene encoding uncharacterized protein yields the protein MWRRLSSQLRTLTPSLSSPKCNLFVTASVSSSSPISEIFRPSVALYLRHFNSDFGNASTKKEVELGNFESRLYLSVHSKHYSQESLASPYKFSRSCLAQDTTMVPNFPRRFLTTGATSVDKVPEDASSCLATPRIKFKRLDKTAAHIMQILDKEAVEEVKARSPIPDIKPGYIVQLKVEVPENKRRVSIVKGIVIARRNAGLNTTFRLRRLVAGVGVENLFHLYSPNIKEMKVLDKKKVRRAKLYYLRDKMNALKKH